Proteins encoded together in one Telopea speciosissima isolate NSW1024214 ecotype Mountain lineage chromosome 6, Tspe_v1, whole genome shotgun sequence window:
- the LOC122665878 gene encoding cytochrome P450 71B10-like, whose product MHMVRVICRVAFGKSYKGREFDNGRFEEAVNEAFAMLGGFSGTHFFPYVGWILDKFTGLHGRLEKCFQQFDDFYQNVIDEHLNYERTKSEQEDIIDVLLKVGRDHTGPGGPLTNDYIKAILLDIFLGGVDTTTVTVVWAMTELVKNPEVMKKVQDEVRCSVGKKGKVVEAVLDQLKFLKMVVKETPRLHPPAPLLHPRETMHHFTINGYEIYPKTRVQVNVYAIGRDPKYWKNPEEFMPDRFMDNSNDYKGTHFEYLPFGAGRRICPAIYMGISMVALTLANLLYALSGAFLMR is encoded by the exons ATGCATATGGTAAGAGTAATTTGTAGGGTTGCTTTTGGTAAGAGTTACAAGGGGAGAGAATTTGACAATGGTCGCTTTGAAGAGGCTGTTAATGAAGCCTTCGCTATGTTGGGTGGCTTCTCTGGTACCCATTTTTTCCCTTATGTAGGGTGGATCTTAGACAAGTTCACTGGACTCCATGGAAGGCTTGAGAAGTGCTTCCAACAATTTGATGATTTCTACCAAAACGTGATTGATGAGCATCTCAACTATGAGAGAACAAAATCAGAGCAGGAAGACATCATTGATGTCTTGCTCAAAGTAGGAAGGGATCATACAGGTCCAGGTGGTCCTCTCACCAATGATTATATAAAAGCAATCCTTCTG gaTATATTTTTAGGTGGAGTAGATACTACTACTGTTACAGTAGTGTGGGCAATGACAGAGCTTGTTAAGAACCCAGAAGTGATGAAGAAAGTACAAGATGAGGTTAGATGCTCTgttggaaagaaaggaaaagttgTTGAAGCAGTTCTCGATCAGCTTAAATTCCTTAAAATGGTAGTAAAGGAGACTCCAAGATTGCACCCTCCAGCTCCTCTATTGCATCCACGAGAAACCATGCATCATTTTACCATTAACGGATATGAAATTTACCCCAAAACAAGAGTCCAAGTGAATGTTTATGCAATTGGGAGAGATCCCAAATATTGGAAGAACCCAGAAGAGTTCATGCCAGATAGGTTCATGGATAACTCAAATGATTACAAGGGAACACATTTTGAGTATTTACCTTTTGGAGCAGGTCGAAGAATTTGTCCTGCAATATACATGGGTATTTCAATGGTTGCGCTAACACTTGCAAATCTTCTGTATGCCTTGAGTGGGGCTTTCCTAATGAGATGA